In one Sphingomonas sp. AP4-R1 genomic region, the following are encoded:
- the traD gene encoding conjugal transfer protein TraD, protein MRKPKDFDTELKALADKTKAIKERRVRQLGELVAATGADALDADLLAGLLLYAVASKDVATKEGWRKAGVAFFQGKARQPTPRPD, encoded by the coding sequence ATGCGCAAGCCCAAGGACTTCGATACGGAACTCAAGGCGCTCGCCGACAAGACGAAGGCTATCAAAGAGCGCCGCGTGCGCCAGCTTGGCGAACTGGTCGCGGCAACCGGGGCCGATGCGCTCGACGCCGATCTGTTGGCTGGGCTGCTGCTCTATGCCGTCGCCAGCAAGGATGTTGCCACAAAGGAGGGCTGGCGCAAGGCGGGTGTGGCCTTCTTTCAAGGCAAGGCACGCCAGCCTACGCCGCGACCTGACTAA
- a CDS encoding TonB-dependent siderophore receptor — translation MTTYAPASRFRSFQRSLLWGTAGGLALLLGHPACAQTSVEGAKATSENADPGEANEVVVTGSRIVRDGYSAPTPVTVLSGAEIAAQKPANISDFVNTLPAIGIGSTAQNSSGSLSDGTAGIASINLRGLGPTRTLVLVDGQRSVGSTANQVVDVNTIPQDLVERVEVVTGGASAQYGSDAIGGVVNFILDTKFKGVKLSADQGITTFGDGHSYRFTGTAGLSFLDDRLHVLLNGEYYHQSPIDSVNRSWNNKGFFTVNNPAYTAANGQPQYLVTANAGPNGFTAGGLVTSGALRGTYFLPDGVTRQLNYGAVSSPWMVGGDWQTTLDGIVGTQSLMAGEKRISLFDRTSFDVSDNLTIFGQFSWNRYDAQSFFAQQPSTITIQADNAYLQTLYPQVAASMRANGLSSIPVGAWNTILGVPGSDNRRDVYRYVAGAKGGFSLFGHDWSWNAYYQHGETKSRDSIVNNWIISRLALATDAVLVTSGNVGSSGLALGSIACRSTLSSPTNGCVPVNRLGTAPLSAAAKAYLTPSNPYRGQKFQQDVASVSVTGQLFDLPGGAASIATGGEWRKERLSTTSLDPFYGSGWGLGNYLSNKGGYSVKEGFVELDLPVLRGVDLSAAGRYTDYTTSGSVQTWKLGATYSPIPDVKFRGNYSHDIRAPNVQELFVSANAGAGSVTFPSNAPTPGVIALVQPRLPNRDLRPERAATWTAGAVLTPRFLPGFAVSFDYYEIKIRDAIGSVSAQQTIDLCYSGNTAFCQSIIYSGATPVNILVVPVNFAKQRAKGFDISTSYRLPLSTISESLPGTFRIQANTTHYIKNVTDNGVFPVDAAGVNGGFPLLSTPAPNVNPAWVYRVSAFYELDPVTINLVGRGFSSGVYGKDYVECTSNCPASSTRYRTINYNHTPSAFYLDGSISVKVPAASHTLTLSLIVRNMLNSAPKLLGNGPTSTYILAYPQTNESLYDTVGRVFRVAAGVKF, via the coding sequence ATGACGACCTACGCGCCGGCCAGCCGATTCCGATCGTTTCAACGTAGCTTGCTGTGGGGCACCGCAGGCGGTCTGGCGCTTTTGCTTGGCCATCCCGCTTGTGCGCAGACGTCCGTCGAGGGCGCGAAGGCAACCAGTGAAAACGCCGACCCCGGCGAAGCGAACGAGGTCGTCGTCACCGGATCGCGCATCGTTCGCGACGGCTACAGCGCGCCGACGCCCGTGACCGTGCTGAGCGGCGCGGAGATCGCCGCGCAGAAGCCGGCGAACATCTCCGATTTCGTCAACACGCTGCCCGCGATCGGCATTGGCAGCACCGCGCAGAACAGTTCGGGGAGCCTCTCCGACGGCACCGCCGGGATCGCATCAATCAATCTCCGCGGCCTGGGCCCGACCCGGACGCTCGTGCTGGTCGACGGCCAGCGCTCGGTCGGCAGCACCGCCAACCAAGTCGTGGACGTCAACACGATCCCGCAGGATCTCGTCGAGCGCGTCGAAGTGGTGACCGGCGGCGCGTCCGCGCAATATGGCTCGGACGCGATCGGCGGCGTCGTCAATTTCATCCTCGATACCAAGTTCAAGGGCGTGAAGCTCTCGGCCGATCAGGGCATCACCACCTTCGGCGACGGCCACAGCTATCGCTTTACCGGCACGGCCGGCCTCTCGTTCCTCGACGATCGCCTGCACGTGCTGCTGAACGGCGAATATTATCACCAGAGCCCGATCGATTCCGTGAACCGGTCCTGGAACAACAAGGGCTTCTTCACGGTCAACAACCCGGCCTACACGGCCGCCAACGGTCAGCCGCAATATCTGGTGACGGCCAATGCCGGGCCCAACGGCTTCACCGCCGGCGGCCTCGTCACCTCGGGTGCGCTCCGGGGCACCTATTTCCTGCCCGACGGCGTGACCCGACAGTTGAATTACGGCGCGGTATCCAGTCCGTGGATGGTAGGCGGCGACTGGCAGACCACGCTCGACGGAATCGTGGGCACGCAATCGCTGATGGCCGGCGAAAAGCGGATCAGCCTATTCGATCGGACATCTTTCGACGTTTCGGACAACCTGACCATCTTCGGCCAGTTCTCCTGGAATCGCTATGACGCGCAGAGCTTCTTCGCGCAGCAGCCGAGCACAATCACCATCCAGGCCGACAACGCCTATCTCCAGACGCTCTATCCGCAGGTGGCGGCGAGCATGAGGGCGAACGGCCTGAGCAGCATTCCCGTCGGCGCGTGGAATACCATCCTCGGCGTTCCCGGAAGCGACAACCGGCGCGACGTCTATCGTTACGTCGCCGGCGCGAAGGGCGGTTTCTCGCTCTTCGGGCATGACTGGTCGTGGAACGCTTATTATCAACATGGCGAAACCAAGTCGCGCGACAGCATCGTCAACAACTGGATCATCTCGCGCCTCGCGCTGGCGACGGATGCCGTGCTGGTCACGAGCGGAAATGTCGGATCCTCTGGTCTTGCGCTCGGTAGCATCGCCTGCCGTTCGACGCTTTCCAGTCCCACCAACGGCTGCGTGCCGGTCAATCGGCTTGGGACGGCGCCGCTCTCCGCCGCGGCCAAGGCCTATCTCACGCCGAGCAACCCTTACCGCGGACAGAAATTCCAGCAGGATGTCGCGTCGGTATCGGTCACCGGGCAGTTGTTCGATCTGCCGGGCGGTGCCGCGTCGATCGCGACCGGCGGGGAATGGCGCAAGGAGCGCCTGTCCACCACCTCGCTCGATCCGTTTTATGGATCAGGCTGGGGCCTCGGTAACTACCTTTCGAACAAGGGCGGCTACAGCGTGAAGGAAGGGTTCGTCGAACTCGACCTTCCCGTGCTTCGCGGCGTCGATCTCAGCGCTGCCGGCCGCTACACCGACTATACGACGTCGGGGTCCGTCCAGACGTGGAAACTGGGCGCCACTTATTCGCCGATCCCGGACGTGAAGTTCCGCGGCAATTACAGCCACGATATTCGCGCGCCCAACGTGCAGGAGTTGTTCGTCAGCGCGAATGCCGGCGCCGGATCGGTCACCTTCCCGTCCAATGCGCCGACGCCGGGCGTGATCGCGCTGGTGCAGCCGCGCCTTCCCAATCGCGATCTGAGGCCCGAACGGGCGGCGACCTGGACGGCCGGCGCGGTGCTGACGCCGCGTTTCCTGCCCGGCTTCGCGGTATCCTTCGACTATTACGAAATCAAGATCCGCGATGCGATTGGATCGGTTTCCGCGCAGCAGACGATCGATCTCTGCTATTCGGGCAATACTGCCTTCTGCCAGAGCATCATCTATTCCGGTGCAACGCCGGTGAACATTCTCGTCGTCCCGGTCAATTTCGCGAAGCAGCGCGCCAAGGGCTTCGACATCTCGACAAGCTATCGCCTGCCGCTTTCGACGATTTCGGAAAGCCTGCCGGGCACGTTCAGAATCCAGGCGAATACGACGCATTACATCAAGAACGTGACGGACAACGGCGTCTTCCCGGTGGACGCCGCCGGCGTCAATGGCGGCTTCCCGCTGCTGTCCACGCCGGCCCCTAACGTGAACCCGGCTTGGGTGTATCGCGTCAGCGCTTTCTATGAACTGGACCCGGTGACGATCAACCTCGTCGGGCGCGGCTTCAGCTCGGGTGTGTACGGCAAGGATTATGTCGAGTGCACGTCGAACTGCCCGGCATCTTCGACGCGCTATCGCACGATCAACTACAATCACACGCCCTCCGCTTTCTATCTGGACGGATCGATCAGCGTGAAGGTGCCCGCCGCATCGCATACGCTGACGTTGAGCCTGATCGTGCGGAACATGCTGAATTCGGCGCCGAAGCTTCTCGGCAACGGGCCGACCAGCACCTACATCCTCGCCTATCCGCAAACCAACGAGTCGCTTTACGATACGGTCGGCCGGGTTTTCCGGGTGGCCGCAGGCGTAAAATTCTGA
- a CDS encoding Lrp/AsnC family transcriptional regulator produces the protein MKIDRIDAKILTAIQKDCRLTSDRLSDIANLSPTAVQRRLKQLRKEGVIESDVSIISPKAVGRPISMIVSVTLEREGAAIIDRFKQLIRATPEIMSGYYIAGDADFILIITAKSMDDYEGFTRDFFYENNDIKGFKTYVVMDRVKSGFSMPIELPGDFNE, from the coding sequence ATGAAAATTGATCGGATCGACGCGAAGATTCTGACGGCGATACAGAAGGATTGCCGCCTCACGTCGGATCGGCTCAGCGACATAGCGAACCTTTCGCCGACGGCGGTTCAGCGGCGATTAAAGCAATTGCGCAAGGAAGGCGTCATAGAAAGCGACGTCTCCATCATATCGCCCAAGGCGGTAGGCCGCCCGATTTCGATGATCGTCTCCGTGACACTCGAACGCGAAGGCGCTGCCATCATCGACCGGTTCAAGCAGCTTATCCGCGCCACTCCTGAGATCATGAGCGGATATTATATCGCCGGGGATGCAGATTTTATCCTCATAATTACTGCTAAGAGCATGGATGACTACGAGGGATTCACGAGAGATTTCTTTTACGAAAACAACGATATAAAAGGATTTAAAACCTATGTTGTCATGGACAGGGTGAAAAGTGGGTTTTCTATGCCAATCGAACTTCCAGGCGATTTTAACGAATAA
- a CDS encoding IS3 family transposase (programmed frameshift), producing MTDGTTRRYNEGEVLSGVQRRRRWTPEEKVQIVEETYLPGMSVSLVARRHGISGSQVFTWRRLMSQGALTAAAAGEEVVPASEYRALEAQVRELHRLLGKKAMENELLREAVSRARPKKTAVAFDLVAGGWPVSAVAQALDIARPHLSAMRNRPPPRPRGRPPLPDAELVAEIRLLVAGLPTYGYRRVHALLRRQAQKTGRAAPNPKRVYRVMKVHGLLLQRHGERREERRHDGRVAVEQRNTRWCSDGLEIACDNGEKVRVAFALDCCDREAMGHVATTAGITAEDVQDLMVATVEHRYGQVNRVPQPIEWLTDNGSCYTARNTRAFARDIGLVPRTTPVSSPQSNGMAEAFVRTLKRDYVRVSPRPDAQTVIEQLPGWLAHYNEMHPHRALGYRSPREYIAKTREAPSGI from the exons ATGACTGACGGTACGACCAGGCGTTATAACGAAGGCGAGGTCCTCTCCGGTGTTCAGCGCCGGAGGCGATGGACACCGGAGGAGAAGGTGCAGATCGTCGAGGAGACGTATCTGCCCGGGATGAGCGTATCGCTCGTCGCCCGCCGGCACGGCATCAGTGGCAGCCAGGTTTTCACCTGGCGCAGACTGATGAGCCAAGGTGCGCTGACTGCTGCGGCGGCTGGCGAGGAAGTGGTGCCTGCATCCGAGTATCGCGCGCTCGAGGCTCAGGTGCGCGAGCTGCACCGGCTGCTCGGCAAGAAGGCCATGGAGAACGAGCTGCTCCGCGAGGCCGTATCCCGGGCC AGGCCCAAAAAAACTGCTGTTGCGTTCGACCTCGTTGCCGGGGGATGGCCTGTGAGCGCGGTGGCACAAGCGCTCGACATCGCCCGCCCGCATTTGTCAGCGATGCGCAACCGACCACCGCCAAGGCCGCGAGGACGACCGCCGCTGCCGGATGCCGAGCTGGTCGCCGAGATCCGCCTGCTCGTCGCCGGCCTGCCAACTTACGGCTATCGCCGCGTCCATGCCCTGCTCCGCCGCCAAGCCCAGAAGACCGGGCGAGCAGCGCCCAACCCCAAGCGCGTCTATCGCGTCATGAAGGTGCACGGGCTGCTGCTTCAGCGGCACGGCGAACGCCGGGAGGAGCGACGCCACGATGGCCGTGTTGCTGTCGAACAGCGCAACACTCGCTGGTGCTCAGACGGACTGGAGATCGCCTGCGACAACGGTGAGAAGGTCCGCGTCGCGTTCGCGCTCGACTGCTGCGATCGCGAAGCAATGGGGCATGTGGCGACGACAGCCGGCATCACCGCCGAGGACGTTCAGGATCTGATGGTCGCCACCGTCGAGCATCGCTACGGCCAGGTAAATCGCGTGCCGCAGCCGATCGAATGGCTGACCGACAACGGCAGCTGCTACACTGCACGCAATACTCGCGCCTTCGCCCGCGACATCGGCCTCGTGCCGCGCACGACACCGGTCAGCAGTCCCCAATCAAACGGCATGGCAGAAGCGTTCGTTCGCACACTCAAGCGCGACTATGTCCGCGTGAGCCCGAGGCCGGATGCCCAAACCGTCATCGAGCAGCTGCCCGGCTGGCTTGCCCATTATAACGAGATGCATCCGCATCGCGCTTTGGGCTATCGATCGCCCCGCGAGTATATCGCGAAAACCCGCGAGGCCCCGTCAGGCATTTAG
- a CDS encoding conjugal transfer protein TraD, with translation MKRRERTRHLIELGGLVVKAGLVDLADDDRATLYGAFLTGAERLRGEERENALALWKRKGKRAFETEQEVAERQ, from the coding sequence ATGAAGCGGCGCGAGCGCACACGCCACTTGATCGAGTTGGGCGGGCTGGTCGTGAAGGCGGGGCTGGTCGATCTGGCCGACGATGATCGCGCCACGCTCTACGGTGCGTTTCTCACCGGGGCGGAGAGGTTGCGCGGCGAGGAACGGGAGAACGCGCTGGCGTTGTGGAAGCGCAAGGGCAAGCGGGCGTTTGAAACGGAACAGGAGGTCGCTGAACGTCAATGA
- the traA gene encoding Ti-type conjugative transfer relaxase TraA codes for MAIFHFSVQVIGRARGRSAVAAAAYRAAERLRDDRLDRDHDFTNKAGVVHSEILLPEGAPERFSDRATLWNEVEATEKRKDAQLAREVEFAIPRELNRQQGVALAQDFVRAEFVERGMIADLNVHWDIGADKLAKPHAHVMLTMREVGEDGFGAKVRDWNRTELVEQWRERWADHVNARLAELDIDARIDHRSLEAQGIDLEPQDKIGPAASRMGTRGLESERIEDHRAVAERNGERIIADPSVALNAITHHQATFTNRDLAMFVHRHSDGKDQYDRAMSAVRASLDLIALGKDGRGDDRFTSREMIDTEQRLQRASELMAERERHRADEKAREAALTSAEGRGLLLSGEQRAAFEHVTGDRDLSIVVGYAGTGKSAMLGVAREAWERSGFEVRGVALSGIAAEGLENGSDIASRTIASMEYGWANGRDFLTARDVLVIDEAGMVGTRQMERVLSHAEAAGAKVVLVGDAEQLQAIEAGAAFRAIHERHGGVEITEIRRQLEDWQKDATRHLATGRTGEAIRAYADRGMVHAAETREQARGDLIDRWDAARRAEPDKTRMIFTHTNDEVRTLNEMARDKRREAGELGDDARVKTANGDRDFASGDRVMFRRNERSLEVKNGTLGIIERVNAQSMTVRTDDGRSVSFDLKDYRDLDHGYAATIHKTQAVSVDRTHALATPGMDRHGTYVVLTRHREGVDFHYGRDDFKDDSRLVRTLSRERAKDMASDYRQVDPAQQFAERRGVTFGERVAEIVRPMVEKARGIFDGLRLSLPGQDRAVPPTPAPERSMFDGLDLGRFASAPVHDPARQQQREHDPQPMRAGGLRGAVERYAKAVDAIRQTRVQGIDPMPHQREALDKARDALDAIRPEGSTDLNSAFRAGPELIREAAEGRGHDAVRAMQAEAEIRIDPFQRADRFVEGWQQLQRQHQELVRDGNFRAAKTTAQHIADMAKSLERDAQLESVLGLRSRELGLEISQDMGRSIGRDLSASIPFDHGRDMSRGMER; via the coding sequence ATGGCGATCTTCCATTTTTCCGTTCAGGTCATTGGCCGCGCGCGAGGGCGCAGCGCCGTCGCGGCGGCGGCCTATCGTGCGGCCGAGCGGCTGCGCGACGATCGCCTAGACCGCGACCATGACTTCACGAACAAGGCGGGCGTCGTCCATTCGGAAATCCTCCTGCCCGAAGGCGCGCCCGAACGCTTCTCGGATCGCGCGACCCTCTGGAACGAGGTCGAGGCGACCGAGAAGCGCAAGGACGCACAGCTAGCGCGGGAAGTCGAGTTCGCCATTCCGCGCGAGTTAAACCGGCAGCAGGGCGTCGCGCTGGCACAGGATTTCGTGCGCGCTGAGTTTGTTGAGCGCGGCATGATCGCCGACCTCAATGTGCATTGGGACATTGGCGCGGACAAGCTGGCGAAGCCCCATGCCCATGTCATGCTCACCATGAGGGAGGTCGGCGAAGACGGCTTCGGCGCAAAGGTCCGCGACTGGAACAGGACCGAGCTTGTCGAACAATGGCGCGAGCGTTGGGCGGATCACGTCAACGCCCGCCTTGCCGAACTGGATATCGACGCCCGCATAGATCACCGATCCCTAGAGGCGCAGGGCATCGACCTAGAGCCGCAAGACAAGATCGGCCCCGCCGCGTCGCGCATGGGGACACGCGGCCTTGAGTCCGAGCGGATCGAGGATCACCGCGCCGTCGCCGAGCGGAACGGTGAACGTATCATCGCCGATCCTTCCGTGGCGCTCAATGCGATCACCCATCATCAGGCGACATTCACCAATCGCGACCTTGCGATGTTCGTTCACCGACACAGCGACGGCAAGGACCAGTATGACCGAGCAATGAGCGCGGTTCGTGCCTCGCTCGACCTGATCGCGCTGGGCAAGGACGGACGCGGCGATGACAGGTTCACCAGCCGCGAGATGATCGACACCGAGCAGCGGTTGCAGCGCGCCAGCGAGTTGATGGCGGAGCGCGAACGGCACCGTGCCGACGAGAAGGCGCGCGAAGCGGCTTTGACCAGTGCGGAGGGGCGCGGATTGTTGCTGTCTGGCGAGCAGCGCGCGGCGTTCGAGCATGTGACCGGCGATCGGGATTTGAGCATCGTCGTGGGCTACGCAGGCACCGGCAAGAGCGCGATGCTGGGCGTAGCGCGGGAGGCGTGGGAGCGGTCGGGGTTCGAGGTGCGCGGGGTCGCGTTGTCGGGCATCGCGGCGGAGGGGCTGGAGAACGGTTCGGATATCGCCTCGCGGACCATCGCCAGCATGGAATATGGTTGGGCCAATGGGCGCGATTTTCTGACTGCCCGCGACGTGCTGGTGATCGACGAGGCGGGCATGGTCGGCACGCGCCAGATGGAGCGCGTGCTATCTCATGCCGAAGCGGCGGGCGCGAAGGTTGTGCTGGTCGGTGACGCCGAGCAGTTGCAGGCGATCGAAGCGGGCGCGGCGTTCCGCGCCATCCATGAGCGGCATGGCGGCGTCGAGATCACCGAAATCCGCCGCCAGCTTGAGGACTGGCAGAAGGACGCGACCCGGCATCTAGCGACCGGCCGGACCGGCGAGGCGATCCGGGCCTATGCGGATCGCGGCATGGTCCACGCCGCCGAAACCCGCGAGCAGGCGCGTGGCGATCTGATCGACCGTTGGGACGCGGCGCGGCGGGCCGAACCCGACAAGACGCGGATGATCTTCACCCATACCAATGACGAGGTGCGTACGCTCAACGAGATGGCGCGCGACAAGCGCCGCGAGGCGGGCGAGCTGGGCGACGATGCGCGGGTGAAGACCGCCAACGGCGACCGTGACTTTGCATCCGGGGATCGCGTCATGTTCCGGCGCAACGAACGCAGCCTTGAGGTCAAGAACGGCACGCTGGGGATCATCGAGCGGGTCAACGCGCAGAGCATGACCGTGCGGACCGATGACGGGCGCTCCGTATCGTTCGACTTGAAGGACTATCGTGACCTCGATCATGGCTATGCGGCCACGATCCACAAGACGCAGGCCGTCAGTGTCGATCGCACCCATGCGCTCGCCACGCCGGGGATGGACAGGCACGGAACTTATGTCGTCCTCACGCGCCACCGGGAGGGTGTGGACTTCCATTATGGGCGGGATGATTTCAAGGACGATTCCCGGCTTGTCCGCACCCTGTCCCGAGAGCGCGCCAAGGACATGGCGAGCGACTATCGCCAAGTCGATCCGGCGCAGCAGTTCGCCGAGCGACGCGGCGTCACATTCGGCGAACGGGTGGCCGAAATCGTCAGGCCTATGGTGGAGAAGGCGCGCGGGATCTTCGACGGGTTGCGCCTCTCGCTGCCCGGTCAGGATCGCGCGGTTCCGCCCACGCCTGCACCCGAGCGCAGCATGTTCGACGGTCTGGACCTGGGCCGTTTTGCTTCCGCGCCTGTCCACGATCCCGCCCGCCAGCAGCAGCGCGAGCATGACCCGCAGCCTATGCGCGCGGGCGGCTTGCGCGGGGCGGTCGAGCGCTACGCCAAGGCGGTGGACGCGATCCGGCAGACGCGCGTGCAGGGCATCGACCCCATGCCCCACCAGCGCGAGGCGCTGGACAAGGCACGCGACGCCCTCGATGCAATCCGGCCCGAAGGCTCCACCGATTTGAACAGCGCGTTCCGGGCAGGCCCGGAACTGATCCGGGAGGCGGCGGAAGGGCGCGGCCATGACGCCGTGCGCGCGATGCAGGCGGAGGCGGAAATCCGCATCGATCCCTTCCAGCGCGCAGACAGGTTCGTGGAGGGCTGGCAGCAGTTGCAGCGCCAGCATCAGGAGCTTGTGCGCGACGGCAATTTCCGGGCGGCCAAGACCACCGCGCAGCACATCGCCGATATGGCGAAAAGCCTTGAGCGCGACGCCCAGCTTGAATCGGTTTTGGGGCTGCGCAGCCGGGAGCTTGGCCTTGAGATCAGTCAGGACATGGGCCGGAGCATCGGTCGCGACCTCTCCGCTTCCATCCCCTTCGATCATGGCCGCGACATGAGCCGCGGCATGGAACGCTAG
- a CDS encoding IS1380 family transposase, giving the protein MADDSHLPFAFPAIHRRKVTAAFDGGRRTSDGGVLLLAQAERRIGIAAQLADCIADPRDPSRTVHSLDSILRARILAIACGYEDADDLDALRHDPGFKMALGELPDGPVGLASQATMSRWENTPTTRELFRLTGALIDIYCASYPAPPSMVTLDIDDTVDVVHGTQQLSFWNGHHGERCFLPIHVYDTATGRPVAMLLRTGKTPSGAEIAGHIRRLVRRIRRHWPDTHIILRGDCHYGRPEPMRWCENNRVDYVFGLPGNAALHADPVIVTVADGCATDRAIRGDSQLRRYAETHYAAKSWGKTMRRVAARIEASALGLDIRFVVTSLSSASAEHIYDTLYCARGQAENLIKLQKTQLKSDRTSCRSANANQMRLILHTAAYWLIWAVREAVPAKNPLRTAEFATIRVRLLKVAARVIETARRLRIAFGSACPDVQVFRSISLSLRPVGP; this is encoded by the coding sequence ATGGCAGACGATAGCCATCTCCCGTTTGCGTTTCCAGCCATCCATCGCCGGAAAGTGACGGCCGCGTTTGACGGTGGCCGACGGACATCGGACGGGGGCGTGCTGCTGCTTGCTCAAGCCGAGCGTCGCATCGGCATCGCTGCTCAGCTTGCCGATTGTATTGCCGATCCGCGTGATCCGTCACGCACCGTTCATAGCCTCGACAGCATATTGCGCGCCCGAATCCTGGCGATCGCCTGTGGTTACGAGGATGCCGACGATCTCGATGCGCTTCGCCATGATCCGGGCTTCAAAATGGCGCTGGGCGAGCTGCCGGATGGTCCGGTTGGCCTCGCCAGCCAGGCGACCATGTCACGCTGGGAGAATACGCCGACGACACGGGAGCTGTTCCGCCTGACCGGCGCGCTGATCGACATCTACTGTGCGAGCTATCCTGCGCCGCCGTCCATGGTAACGCTGGACATCGACGATACCGTCGACGTCGTTCATGGCACGCAGCAGTTGAGCTTCTGGAACGGCCATCATGGCGAGCGTTGCTTTCTGCCGATCCACGTCTACGACACCGCGACCGGCCGCCCTGTCGCGATGCTCTTGCGAACCGGCAAGACGCCATCTGGCGCGGAGATTGCTGGCCATATCCGCCGGCTCGTCCGTCGTATCCGCCGCCATTGGCCCGACACCCACATTATCTTGCGAGGCGACTGCCATTATGGCCGGCCCGAGCCGATGCGCTGGTGCGAGAACAATCGCGTCGACTACGTCTTCGGACTGCCCGGCAATGCGGCGCTTCATGCAGATCCTGTCATCGTGACGGTCGCGGACGGCTGTGCCACCGACCGCGCGATCCGGGGCGACAGCCAGCTGCGTCGCTATGCCGAAACCCACTATGCGGCGAAGAGCTGGGGAAAGACCATGCGCCGCGTTGCCGCGCGCATCGAGGCCAGCGCCCTCGGCCTCGATATCCGCTTCGTCGTCACCTCGCTTAGTAGCGCAAGCGCCGAGCATATCTATGACACGCTCTATTGCGCGCGTGGTCAGGCGGAAAATCTGATCAAGCTCCAAAAGACGCAGCTGAAAAGCGACCGCACCTCCTGCCGCTCGGCCAACGCCAACCAGATGCGCCTGATCCTGCATACGGCCGCCTATTGGTTGATTTGGGCGGTTCGCGAAGCCGTTCCGGCAAAGAACCCTCTGCGCACCGCTGAGTTCGCCACCATCCGCGTGCGTCTGCTCAAGGTCGCCGCACGGGTCATCGAAACCGCCCGCCGCCTCCGCATCGCCTTCGGGAGCGCATGCCCCGACGTGCAGGTTTTCCGCAGTATCTCGCTCTCACTGCGCCCTGTAGGACCCTGA
- a CDS encoding DUF6118 family protein — protein MDDQSLLDGPEPQPPTGTAAEAFAHLAARVEAMEQRLDGRLAVIARALEHIAVEKQSIEVPDYSPTLAKINAALAEFAKHMKAFAQSEALNMTPESMAERIAASAEAARETDKATIKQAHGLLREAHADQMRAIGAIRTKDQQWWHMLYTGVGTALGVSLLWLLYPGWAAGLAPSGWDWPERVATRTMGEPSPWDAGIRLMRAGNPDGWQAIVDAADMRQANRDAIAACERGAAKAKEPVRCTIRIGQPL, from the coding sequence ATGGACGACCAATCCCTGTTGGACGGGCCGGAACCCCAGCCACCGACCGGCACGGCGGCGGAGGCGTTCGCGCACCTGGCGGCGCGCGTCGAGGCGATGGAGCAACGGCTTGACGGGCGCTTGGCAGTCATCGCCCGCGCCCTTGAGCATATCGCCGTCGAGAAACAGAGCATTGAGGTTCCCGACTACAGTCCGACGCTGGCCAAGATCAACGCGGCCTTGGCCGAGTTCGCCAAGCATATGAAGGCGTTTGCGCAGTCCGAAGCGCTCAACATGACCCCGGAGAGCATGGCGGAGCGGATCGCAGCGTCAGCGGAAGCGGCGCGGGAGACGGACAAGGCGACCATCAAACAGGCGCATGGGCTTCTGCGCGAAGCCCATGCCGATCAGATGCGGGCCATTGGCGCGATCCGCACTAAGGATCAGCAATGGTGGCATATGCTCTACACCGGCGTAGGCACGGCGCTTGGCGTCTCGCTCCTGTGGCTGCTCTATCCGGGATGGGCGGCGGGTCTCGCGCCTAGCGGCTGGGACTGGCCCGAACGGGTCGCGACGCGCACGATGGGGGAGCCGTCGCCATGGGATGCGGGCATCCGCCTGATGCGGGCCGGGAACCCGGACGGCTGGCAGGCTATCGTTGACGCCGCTGACATGCGGCAGGCGAACCGCGACGCCATCGCCGCGTGCGAGAGGGGAGCGGCCAAGGCCAAGGAGCCGGTGCGCTGCACGATCAGGATAGGGCAGCCTCTTTAA